A stretch of the Clostridia bacterium genome encodes the following:
- a CDS encoding 4a-hydroxytetrahydrobiopterin dehydratase encodes MWTTAGKIRKGAIGVPVLSPEERSHQLAGLVGWEDGGDEIRKRFAFSSFPQAMEFVAKVAELANRRNHHPDILIQYDKVTLILTTHREGGVTEKDIAFAQAVDALSSQ; translated from the coding sequence ATGTGGACAACGGCAGGCAAAATCCGGAAAGGGGCGATCGGCGTGCCGGTGCTGTCTCCTGAAGAGCGCTCGCACCAGCTGGCGGGCCTCGTCGGCTGGGAGGACGGCGGCGACGAGATCCGCAAGCGCTTCGCGTTCTCGTCGTTCCCGCAGGCGATGGAATTCGTCGCGAAGGTGGCGGAGCTCGCCAACCGGCGCAACCACCACCCGGACATCCTCATCCAGTACGACAAGGTCACCCTGATCCTCACGACGCACCGCGAGGGCGGCGTGACGGAGAAGGACATCGCGTTCGCCCAGGCGGTGGACGCCCTATCGAGCCAGTAG
- a CDS encoding HAD-IA family hydrolase, translated as MARKLDAVLFDLSYTLLTNGRSEAFHAALDRAGGGLDLGSVHELLSQADREFARRFPERAGDPVYGWIDDYTEILAAIVERHAGWEPGAAREMLAPAARAWAAGGHAWRPYPDVVPALRELRALGVRLAAVSNWGASGRAVLQACGLLDLFDAVVLSSEVGVQKPHPRIFEHALGLLGASAEGAVMVGDDYVNDVAGAAGIGMRGILLDRFGLADRDAPPCAVARTMRGVVMAAADPEAHLPSAVPRARGGGPVAARPSASVVLLRDGPRGVEVLMGIRAPEGTMPDVAAFPGGSVQPGDLDGPTAPGSLLERAGGHRPHAGRGPSEGALWLRPSDVPDVAFRRAAVRETFEETGIWLGGAPRPGEAERERLLAGDVPGALAGLAPERLAGLVELGWLEAPPHLAVRFFTRFYAAPMPPGETPRPHTREFVRLEWWRPEDALNTGGPPLLLPTRAVLRRLTGFASAGALLAEARRAARPWLTPRAPMPYLP; from the coding sequence ATGGCCCGGAAGCTCGACGCCGTCCTCTTCGACCTGAGCTACACCCTTCTCACGAACGGGCGCAGCGAGGCGTTCCACGCCGCACTGGACCGGGCCGGCGGCGGCCTCGACCTGGGCTCCGTACACGAGCTCTTGTCCCAGGCCGACCGTGAATTCGCCCGCCGCTTTCCCGAACGCGCCGGCGACCCGGTCTACGGTTGGATCGACGACTACACGGAGATTCTCGCCGCCATCGTGGAGCGGCACGCCGGCTGGGAGCCGGGGGCCGCGCGGGAGATGCTCGCGCCGGCGGCGCGGGCCTGGGCCGCCGGCGGCCACGCGTGGCGCCCGTACCCCGACGTCGTCCCCGCCCTGCGGGAACTGCGCGCCCTCGGCGTGCGCCTCGCGGCCGTCTCCAACTGGGGCGCGTCGGGACGCGCCGTCCTGCAGGCGTGCGGCCTCCTCGATCTCTTTGACGCGGTCGTCCTCTCGTCGGAAGTGGGCGTGCAAAAGCCGCATCCGCGGATCTTCGAGCACGCCCTCGGGCTGCTCGGCGCCTCTGCGGAAGGCGCCGTCATGGTGGGCGACGACTACGTCAACGACGTGGCGGGCGCCGCGGGGATCGGGATGCGCGGCATCCTCCTCGACCGCTTCGGGCTCGCGGACCGGGACGCGCCGCCCTGCGCGGTGGCTCGCACCATGCGCGGGGTGGTGATGGCGGCCGCCGACCCGGAGGCGCACCTGCCATCGGCCGTCCCGCGCGCGCGCGGCGGGGGGCCGGTGGCGGCCCGCCCGTCCGCGAGCGTCGTCTTGCTGCGCGACGGACCGCGGGGAGTGGAAGTCCTCATGGGCATCCGCGCGCCGGAGGGCACGATGCCCGACGTGGCGGCGTTTCCCGGCGGCTCGGTCCAGCCCGGCGACCTCGACGGGCCGACGGCGCCCGGCTCGCTTCTTGAGCGTGCCGGCGGGCACCGTCCGCACGCCGGGCGCGGCCCTTCGGAAGGGGCCCTTTGGCTGCGCCCCTCGGACGTGCCGGACGTCGCCTTCCGCCGGGCTGCCGTCCGCGAGACGTTCGAGGAAACGGGAATCTGGCTGGGCGGGGCGCCCCGGCCAGGGGAGGCGGAGCGGGAACGGCTGCTCGCCGGCGACGTCCCTGGAGCGCTGGCCGGCCTGGCGCCCGAGCGTCTCGCCGGGCTCGTCGAGCTCGGCTGGCTGGAGGCGCCGCCCCACTTGGCGGTGCGCTTCTTCACGCGGTTTTACGCGGCGCCGATGCCGCCCGGAGAGACGCCGCGGCCGCACACGAGGGAATTTGTGCGACTCGAATGGTGGCGGCCGGAGGACGCCCTCAACACGGGCGGTCCGCCGCTGCTCCTCCCAACGCGCGCCGTCCTGCGCCGCTTGACAGGATTCGCCTCGGCCGGCGCGCTCCTCGCGGAGGCGCGCCGCGCGGCGCGGCCATGGCTCACCCCGCGCGCGCCCATGCCGTACCTGCCCTGA